A window from Citrus sinensis cultivar Valencia sweet orange chromosome 5, DVS_A1.0, whole genome shotgun sequence encodes these proteins:
- the LOC102613251 gene encoding ribonuclease 1-like translates to MHFSIVKLMLIKMKSSFSFIFFVFSVSCIAFASGGAQDFHQYFLVQTWPPVYCQVHRPEPCRIKPSKFVLHGLWPVNSSGRSSTNTNNQTINLQDMLESNKSFAAEMNKFWPSLTRDENENEQFWEREWKHHGRGQPTLPPEEYFRTAITLVKAANLEAAFRGAGINPDGDKLNPRKYTRAINTRYGTTPLYKCLNTSLLMEVTLCVDAKARNFVSCIARPSSLSSCPGDIIWAL, encoded by the exons ATGCATTTTAGTATTGTCAAATTAATGTTAATCAAAATGAAGAGTAGTTTCTCGTTcatcttctttgttttctctgTTTCCTGCATCGCATTCGCCTCCGGTGGTGCACAAGATTTTCATCAATATTTTCTAGTCCAGACGTGGCCACCTGTGTACTGCCAGGTTCATAGGCCAGAGCCCTGCAGAATAAAGCCATCAAAATTCGTCCTACACGGCCTCTGGCCAGTAAATTCTTCCGGCAGGTCCTCGACAAATACCAATAatcaaactattaatttacaaGACATG ctagaaagcaataaatcTTTTGCTGCCGAGATGAACAAGTTCTGGCCAAGTCTTACCCgagatgaaaatgaaaatgaacaattttGGGAGAGGGAGTGGAAGCATCATGGCAGAGGCCAACCTACCCTGCCGCCCGAGGAATATTTTCGAACTGCTATCACACTGGTTAAAGCTGCGAACTTGGAGGCCGCATTTCGAGGTGCAGGCATAAATCCAGATGGAGACAAACTCAATCCACGGAAATATACTCGAGCGATAAACACCAGATACGGCACTACGCCACTTTATAAATGCCTGAACACGTCTCTCCTAATGGAGGTGACACTATGTGTTGATGCTAAAGCTAGAAATTTTGTTTCGTGCATTGCTCGGCCGAGTTCACTATCCAGTTGCCCTGGAGATATTATTTGGGCTCTGTAG
- the LOC127902625 gene encoding putative F-box protein At3g16210 — translation MLHYRIKITDYIYNQEEIIMLTTNINSFPEDITIEILSRLPAKFVLRFRCVCKSWLELTKKPSFISKHFQNNSTRTRLFVDASVSSTVFGRGIVTSALYLFHDEKLANLSYEDIKPQIHDVFVGYHDGLFCIMQSSTNRLTIWNPATREFRNLPNYKYCNSSNSVMLYSTFIGLESDPINNDFKLLFVHNLWNEKRKRYGKVPNVQVYTFRTNSWRELYDHQLDRYFVLGEGQFGRFTYLKKVCYWLVISDTRDLKVILSFHMDNEVFEEIKIPPQVNYDTSISLYKDSLSIVIPDAENCFEIWVMNDSKCWAKNFTLGPFFNLNLPTNHGFWKNDAFFLESDIRTDNGRHFLRCLLLYDHSAKEIKDLQLTEPRDVFIYKESLMTIQ, via the coding sequence ATGTTACATTATAGAATCAAAATTACTGattatatttacaatcaggAAGAGATAATAATGTTGACAACCAATATCAATTCTTTTCCCGAAGATATAACGATTGAAATTCTGTCAAGATTGCCAGCTAAATTTGTTTTGCGATTCAGGTGCGTTTGCAAGTCCTGGCTTGAGTTAACTAAGAAACCTTCTTTCATTTCCAAGCATTTCCAAAACAATAGTACAAGAACTCGTCTTTTCGTTGATGCATCTGTTAGTTCTACGGTATTTGGTAGGGGAATCGTTACATCAGCTTTGTACTTATTCCATGATGAAAAACTTGCAAATTTATCATATGAAGACATTAAACCCCAAATTCATGATGTATTTGTGGGCTATCATGATGGTTTATTTTGCATAATGCAGAGTTCAACGAATCGTCTAACTATATGGAATCCAGCAACAAGAGAATTTAGAAACCTtccaaattataaatattgtaattctTCCAACAGTGTAATGTTATATAGTACTTTCATCGGACTTGAATCTGATCCCATAAATAATGACTTTAAATTGCTTTTCGTACACAACTTATGGaatgagaaaaggaaaaggtaTGGTAAGGTGCCAAATGTTCAAGTGTACACATTCAGAACAAATAGTTGGAGAGAATTATATGATCATCAATTGGATCGTTATTTTGTATTAGGCGAAGGTCAATTTGGTAGGTTCACGTACTTGAAGAAAGTTTGTTATTGGTTGGTAATCTCGGATACTCGAGACCTAAAAGTGattctttcatttcacatgGATAATGAGGtgtttgaagaaataaaaatacctCCACAAGTAAATTATGACACGTCTATAAGTTTATATAAAGACTCTCTCTCAATTGTAATCCCAGATGCAGAGAATTGTTTTGAGATATGGGTGATGAATGACAGTAAGTGTTGGGCAAAAAATTTTACCCTTGGACCCTTCTTCAATCTTAATCTTCCAACAAATCATGGATTCTGGAAGAATGATGCCTTTTTTTTAGAATCAGACATTAGGACTGATAACGGTCGCCATTTTTTACGTTGCCTTTTATTATATGACCATAGTGCGAAAGAAATTAAGGATCTCCAACTCACAGAACCAAGAGATGTTTTCATCTATAAAGAGAGTCTGATGACTATACAATGa